The following are from one region of the Cyclopterus lumpus isolate fCycLum1 chromosome 21, fCycLum1.pri, whole genome shotgun sequence genome:
- the tbc1d4 gene encoding TBC1 domain family member 4 isoform X1, with protein MESPDERETSPPKSERRFALTYVGWSSLDRRTTLPMLPWLVAEIRRRSERGDCGPAVQPREVQLVLNPPFVRCVPSNSSSSSVFIFEHKAQLVSRFIHNSNDLTYFAYLTRCQPDNPESEMSCHVFRACDPNQVPEVISSIRQVSKSALKDDAKPKQEADEAFYNSQKFEVLYCGKVTVLLKKAPATLIDDCIDKFRLHEVERKRLRLLSGQRGSTESAPVEFLIGAEGDPLSSALNKSEDTEGPGVEVMTGGKSLSNSASQSSLRGAFPECILEDSGFEEPQEFRTRCSSLAGSLQRKPGEGVLLAPARRRHSSAPNHVQPSDSDKNRTMLFQVGRFEVNLISPDSKTVVLEKTFKDISSCCQGVKQSDHFGFICRDRAEDGPSQYGCYVFQCASESLVDEVMLTLKQAFTTAAALQSNKTQIQLCEACPMHDLHKLCERIEGLYPPRAKLAIQKYLSQLMDNEQADIFERVQRLKPGSDQEENELVVLHLRQLCGSKQKSHLHIGEAPQNAANSSSAGDGAATSSRFKLDILKNKARSSLTSSLENIFARGASRMRGRLGSMGSISSFERQDEESPGHSPPGSPPAFPDDDDGDGGGGNPEAGLQFRRRAHTFSHPPVKKRISFEGQPAGQSRQAPLRRQQSVNPELLQSSPAAYSRTRSVSESESTFGLPSSFSAPTFLKSIYQGSLGSLSSLADSGSLKSNGEGRKRTQSVCSGDSVSGGPPATPRRVSWRQKIFLRVASPMNKPPASMQRPDHPDGRELLPLSPCLDPLGRLLPPAGDPFSGEKPKMTGPDYRALWKTAIHQQILLLRMEKENQRLEEASRDELHTRKMKLHYLEVGQCSKEVQALWERKLTAPGRTTVPQDKEEVYRALSQGVPKSRRGEVWLLLSHQHRLRHRLPQRQQAPDTPYQDLLKQLTAQQHSILVDLGRTFPTIQYFSAQLGAGQLSLYNLLKAYSLLDTEVGYCQGISFLAGVLLLHMSEDQAFDMLKFLMYDLGIRQQFRPDMVSLQVQMYQLSRLLHDYHRDLYNHLEEHEIGPSLYAAPWFLTLFASQFPLNFVSRVFDFVFVEGTGVIFKVALCLLSSHEGAIVECDSFESIVDYLKTTLPTLTQAQMEQTIAKVVEMDISKQLHAYEVEYHVLQDEMLEAGPLPDDSDRLDKLEKTNVQLKKQNMELLEKLQAARHKIQTLETSVERFLSQESKMKHMIRTLEQERAAHQKTIERMRSCLPPDALTDVEMTQIKTGPNGKAKTAAKKP; from the exons ATGGAGAGTCCGGATGAGAGGGAGACCAGTCCCCCGAAGTCGGAGAGGAGGTTCGCCCTGACCTACGTCGGCTGGTCCTCGCTCGACAGGCGGACCACCCTGCCCATGCTGCCGTGGCTGGTGGCGGAGATCCGCAGGAGGAGCGAGAGGGGCGACTGCGGCCCGGCGGTGCAGCCGAGGGAGGTCCAGCTGGTGCTCAACCCGCCGTTCGTCCGGTGCGTCCcgtccaacagcagcagctcgtcGGTGTTCATATTCGAGCACAAGGCGCAGCTCGTCTCGCGCTTCATCCACAACAGCAACGACCTCACCTACTTCGCCTATCTCACGCGGTGCCAGCCCGACAACCCCGAGTCCGAGATGTCCTGTCACGTCTTCAGGGCCTGCGACCCCAACCag GTCCCCGAGGTCATCAGCAGCATTCGCCAAGTGTCCAAATCAGCCTTAAAGGATGACGCCAAGCCCAAACAGGAAGCCGACGAGGCCTTCTACAACTCCCAGAAGTTTGAAGTGCTTTACTGTGGCAAG GTGACAGTTCTGCTCAAAAAGGCCCCAGCCACCCTCATCGATGACTGCATCGACAAGTTCCGTCTGCATGAGGTCGAGCGCAAGCGCCTGCGACTGCTCAGCGGCCAGCGGGGGTCCACAGAGAGTGCCCCTGTGGAGTTCCTCATTGGGGCAGAAGGAGAccccctctcctctgctctgaaCAAGAGCGAAGACACAGAAGGCCCCGGAGTGGAGGTCATGACTGGAG gtaaAAGCCTGTCCAACAGCGCCAGTCAGAGCAGCCTGCGAGGAGCGTTCCCCGAGTGCATCCTGGAGGACTCCGGCTTCGAGGAGCCTCAGGAGTTCCGCACGCGCTGCAGCAGCCTGGCCGGGAGCCTGCAGAGGAAGCCGGGGGAGGGCGTCCTCCTGGCCCCCGCGCGCCGCAGACACTCCAGCGCCCCGAACCACGTTCAGCCCTCTGACTCGGACAAGAACCGCACCATGCTCTTCCAG GTCGGGCGTTTTGAAGTGAATCTCATAAGTCCGGACAGTAAAACAGTGGTGCTGGAGAAGACCTTCAAAGACATCTCGTCGTGCTGTCAG GGTGTCAAGCAGTCCGACCATTTTGGGTTCATCTGCCGCGACCGAGCCGAGGACGGCCCCAGCCAGTACGGCTGCTACGTTTTCCAGTGTGCCAGCGAGTCGCTG GTGGACGAGGTGATGCTGACCCTGAAGCAGGCCTTCACGACAGCGGCGGCCTTGCAGAGCAACAAGACCCAGATCCAGCTCTGCGAAGCCTGCCCCATGCACGACCTGCACAAGCTCTGCGAGCGGATCGAAG GTCTCTACCCACCCAGAGCAAAGCTGGCGATCCAAAAATATCTCTCCCAGCTGATGGACAATGAGCAGGCTGACATTTTTGAGCGAGTTCAG AGACTGAAGCCCGGGTCGGACCAAGAGGAGAACGAGCTGGTGGTTCTCCATCTGAGGCAGCTCTGTGGAAGCAAGCAGAAGTCCCACCTCCACATCGGAGAGGCCCCGCAG AACGCAGCCAACAGCTCGTCGGCAGGAGACGGCGCGGCCACCAGCAGTCGCTTCAAACTCGACATCCTCAAGAACAAGGCTCGCTCCTCGCTCACCAGCTCCCTGGAGAACATCTTCGCGAGG GGTGCCAGCCGGATGCGGGGCCGTTTGGGAAGCATGGGAAGCATCAGCAGTTTTGAAAGG CAGGATGAGGAGTCTCCCGGTCACTCCCCTCCGGGCTCCCCTCCCGCTTTCCccgacgacgacgacggcgacggcggcggcggcaacCCGGAAGCCGGCCTGCAGTTCCGCCGCCGCGCCCACACCTTCAGCCATCCACCTGTGAAGAAGCGCATCTCCTTCGAGGGCCAGCCGGCCGGCCAGAGCAGACAGGCTCCGCTGCGCAGACAGCAGTCTGTCAACCCCGAGCTGCTGCAGAGCAG TCCCGCGGCCTACTCGAGAACGCGCAGCGTCTCGGAGAGCGAGTCCACCTTCggccttccctcctccttctccgccCCCACTTTCCTGAAAAGCATTTACCAGGGCTCGCTGGGCTCCCTGAGCTCCCTGGCAGACAGTGGGAGCCTCAAGAG CAATGGGGAAGGCAGGAAGAGGACCCAGTCCGTCTGCAGCGGCGACTCTGTGAGCGGGGGCCCCCCTGCGACCCCACGCAGGGTCTCCTGGAGACAGAAGATCTTCCTGAGGGTCGCCTCGCCCATGAACAAGCCGCCCGCCTCGATGCAGCGTCCAG ACCACCCTGACGGCAGGGAGCTGTTGCCCCTCTCCCCTTGCCTGGATCCTCTGGGGCGTCTGCTGCCCCCGGCAGGCGACCCCTTTTCTGGGGAGAAGCCTAAGATGACAGGGCCCGACTACCGGGCCCTCTGGAAGACCGCTATCCACCAGCAGATCCTGCTGCTGCgcatggagaaggagaaccagAGACTGGAGG AAG CGAGCAGGGATGAGCTGCACACCCGCAAGATGAAGCTGCACTACCTGGAAGTGGGTCAGTGCTCCAAAGAGGTGCAAGCATTGTGGGAGAGAAAGCTGACGGCCCCGGGCAGAACGACGGTCCCgcaggacaaagaggaggtgtaTCGCGCTCTCAGCCAGG GCGTTCCCAAGAGCAGGCGCGGGGAGGTCTGGCTCCTCCTTTCCCACCAGCACCGGCTGCGTCACAGGCTGCCCCAGCGCCAGCAAGCCCCGGACACCCCCTACCAAGACCTGCTGAAGCAGCTCACCGCGCAGCAGCATTCCATTCTGGTGGATCTAG GCCGGACCTTTCCCACCATCCAGTACTTCTCGGCCCAGCTGGGCGCAGGGCAGCTCTCCCTCTACAACCTCCTGAAAGCCTATTCTCTGCTGGATACAGAG gtcgGCTACTGCCAGGGCATCAGCTTCCTGGCcggagtgctgctgctgcacatgaGCGAGGACCAGGCCTTTGACATGCTGAAGTTCCTCATGTACGACCTCGGCATCCGGCAGCAGTTCAGACCCGACATGGTCTCCCTGCAG GTTCAGATGTACCAGCTCTCCAGACTGCTGCACGACTACCACCGCGACCTGTACAATCACTTGGAGGAGCACGAGATCGGGCCCAGCCTGTACGCGGCGCCGTGGTTCCTCACCCTCTTCGCCTCACAGTTCCCGCTCAACTTCGTGTCCCGCGTCTTCG ATTTCGTATTTGTCGAAGGGACCGGGGTGATCTTCAAAGTGGCTCTCTGTCTGCTGAGCAGCCATGAGGGGGCGATAGTGGAGTGTGACAGCTTCGAGAGCATCGTGGACTATCTGAAAACTACACTTCCCACCCTCACTCAGGCCCAGATGGAGCAGACCATTGCCAAG GTGGTGGAGATGGACATCTCCAAGCAGCTGCACGCTTACGAGGTGGAGTACCACGTCCTGCAGGATGAGATGTTGGAAGCCGGGCCGCTGCCCGATGACTCCGACCGGCTCGACAAACTGGAAAAGACCAACGTGCAGCTGAAGAAACAGAACATGGAACTGCTGGAGAAACTTCAG GCTGCGCGGCATAAGATCCAGACGCTGGAGACGAGCGTGGAGCGCTTCCTGTCTCAGGAGAGCAAAATGAAGCACATGATTCGCACTCTGGAGCAGGAGAGGGCAGCTCACCAGAAGACCATCGAACGCATGCGCTCGTGCCTACCCCCGGACGCCCTGACAGATGTGGAGATGACCCAGATCAAGACGGGACCCAACGGGAAAGCCAAAACTGCAGCCAAAAAGCCCTGA
- the tbc1d4 gene encoding TBC1 domain family member 4 isoform X5, producing the protein MLAAVPRVPEVISSIRQVSKSALKDDAKPKQEADEAFYNSQKFEVLYCGKVTVLLKKAPATLIDDCIDKFRLHEVERKRLRLLSGQRGSTESAPVEFLIGAEGDPLSSALNKSEDTEGPGVEVMTGGKSLSNSASQSSLRGAFPECILEDSGFEEPQEFRTRCSSLAGSLQRKPGEGVLLAPARRRHSSAPNHVQPSDSDKNRTMLFQVGRFEVNLISPDSKTVVLEKTFKDISSCCQGVKQSDHFGFICRDRAEDGPSQYGCYVFQCASESLVDEVMLTLKQAFTTAAALQSNKTQIQLCEACPMHDLHKLCERIEGLYPPRAKLAIQKYLSQLMDNEQADIFERVQRLKPGSDQEENELVVLHLRQLCGSKQKSHLHIGEAPQNAANSSSAGDGAATSSRFKLDILKNKARSSLTSSLENIFARGASRMRGRLGSMGSISSFERQDEESPGHSPPGSPPAFPDDDDGDGGGGNPEAGLQFRRRAHTFSHPPVKKRISFEGQPAGQSRQAPLRRQQSVNPELLQSSPAAYSRTRSVSESESTFGLPSSFSAPTFLKSIYQGSLGSLSSLADSGSLKSNGEGRKRTQSVCSGDSVSGGPPATPRRVSWRQKIFLRVASPMNKPPASMQRPDHPDGRELLPLSPCLDPLGRLLPPAGDPFSGEKPKMTGPDYRALWKTAIHQQILLLRMEKENQRLEEASRDELHTRKMKLHYLEVGQCSKEVQALWERKLTAPGRTTVPQDKEEVYRALSQGVPKSRRGEVWLLLSHQHRLRHRLPQRQQAPDTPYQDLLKQLTAQQHSILVDLGRTFPTIQYFSAQLGAGQLSLYNLLKAYSLLDTEVGYCQGISFLAGVLLLHMSEDQAFDMLKFLMYDLGIRQQFRPDMVSLQVQMYQLSRLLHDYHRDLYNHLEEHEIGPSLYAAPWFLTLFASQFPLNFVSRVFDFVFVEGTGVIFKVALCLLSSHEGAIVECDSFESIVDYLKTTLPTLTQAQMEQTIAKVVEMDISKQLHAYEVEYHVLQDEMLEAGPLPDDSDRLDKLEKTNVQLKKQNMELLEKLQAARHKIQTLETSVERFLSQESKMKHMIRTLEQERAAHQKTIERMRSCLPPDALTDVEMTQIKTGPNGKAKTAAKKP; encoded by the exons ATGCTTGCAGCAGTTCCCAGG GTCCCCGAGGTCATCAGCAGCATTCGCCAAGTGTCCAAATCAGCCTTAAAGGATGACGCCAAGCCCAAACAGGAAGCCGACGAGGCCTTCTACAACTCCCAGAAGTTTGAAGTGCTTTACTGTGGCAAG GTGACAGTTCTGCTCAAAAAGGCCCCAGCCACCCTCATCGATGACTGCATCGACAAGTTCCGTCTGCATGAGGTCGAGCGCAAGCGCCTGCGACTGCTCAGCGGCCAGCGGGGGTCCACAGAGAGTGCCCCTGTGGAGTTCCTCATTGGGGCAGAAGGAGAccccctctcctctgctctgaaCAAGAGCGAAGACACAGAAGGCCCCGGAGTGGAGGTCATGACTGGAG gtaaAAGCCTGTCCAACAGCGCCAGTCAGAGCAGCCTGCGAGGAGCGTTCCCCGAGTGCATCCTGGAGGACTCCGGCTTCGAGGAGCCTCAGGAGTTCCGCACGCGCTGCAGCAGCCTGGCCGGGAGCCTGCAGAGGAAGCCGGGGGAGGGCGTCCTCCTGGCCCCCGCGCGCCGCAGACACTCCAGCGCCCCGAACCACGTTCAGCCCTCTGACTCGGACAAGAACCGCACCATGCTCTTCCAG GTCGGGCGTTTTGAAGTGAATCTCATAAGTCCGGACAGTAAAACAGTGGTGCTGGAGAAGACCTTCAAAGACATCTCGTCGTGCTGTCAG GGTGTCAAGCAGTCCGACCATTTTGGGTTCATCTGCCGCGACCGAGCCGAGGACGGCCCCAGCCAGTACGGCTGCTACGTTTTCCAGTGTGCCAGCGAGTCGCTG GTGGACGAGGTGATGCTGACCCTGAAGCAGGCCTTCACGACAGCGGCGGCCTTGCAGAGCAACAAGACCCAGATCCAGCTCTGCGAAGCCTGCCCCATGCACGACCTGCACAAGCTCTGCGAGCGGATCGAAG GTCTCTACCCACCCAGAGCAAAGCTGGCGATCCAAAAATATCTCTCCCAGCTGATGGACAATGAGCAGGCTGACATTTTTGAGCGAGTTCAG AGACTGAAGCCCGGGTCGGACCAAGAGGAGAACGAGCTGGTGGTTCTCCATCTGAGGCAGCTCTGTGGAAGCAAGCAGAAGTCCCACCTCCACATCGGAGAGGCCCCGCAG AACGCAGCCAACAGCTCGTCGGCAGGAGACGGCGCGGCCACCAGCAGTCGCTTCAAACTCGACATCCTCAAGAACAAGGCTCGCTCCTCGCTCACCAGCTCCCTGGAGAACATCTTCGCGAGG GGTGCCAGCCGGATGCGGGGCCGTTTGGGAAGCATGGGAAGCATCAGCAGTTTTGAAAGG CAGGATGAGGAGTCTCCCGGTCACTCCCCTCCGGGCTCCCCTCCCGCTTTCCccgacgacgacgacggcgacggcggcggcggcaacCCGGAAGCCGGCCTGCAGTTCCGCCGCCGCGCCCACACCTTCAGCCATCCACCTGTGAAGAAGCGCATCTCCTTCGAGGGCCAGCCGGCCGGCCAGAGCAGACAGGCTCCGCTGCGCAGACAGCAGTCTGTCAACCCCGAGCTGCTGCAGAGCAG TCCCGCGGCCTACTCGAGAACGCGCAGCGTCTCGGAGAGCGAGTCCACCTTCggccttccctcctccttctccgccCCCACTTTCCTGAAAAGCATTTACCAGGGCTCGCTGGGCTCCCTGAGCTCCCTGGCAGACAGTGGGAGCCTCAAGAG CAATGGGGAAGGCAGGAAGAGGACCCAGTCCGTCTGCAGCGGCGACTCTGTGAGCGGGGGCCCCCCTGCGACCCCACGCAGGGTCTCCTGGAGACAGAAGATCTTCCTGAGGGTCGCCTCGCCCATGAACAAGCCGCCCGCCTCGATGCAGCGTCCAG ACCACCCTGACGGCAGGGAGCTGTTGCCCCTCTCCCCTTGCCTGGATCCTCTGGGGCGTCTGCTGCCCCCGGCAGGCGACCCCTTTTCTGGGGAGAAGCCTAAGATGACAGGGCCCGACTACCGGGCCCTCTGGAAGACCGCTATCCACCAGCAGATCCTGCTGCTGCgcatggagaaggagaaccagAGACTGGAGG AAG CGAGCAGGGATGAGCTGCACACCCGCAAGATGAAGCTGCACTACCTGGAAGTGGGTCAGTGCTCCAAAGAGGTGCAAGCATTGTGGGAGAGAAAGCTGACGGCCCCGGGCAGAACGACGGTCCCgcaggacaaagaggaggtgtaTCGCGCTCTCAGCCAGG GCGTTCCCAAGAGCAGGCGCGGGGAGGTCTGGCTCCTCCTTTCCCACCAGCACCGGCTGCGTCACAGGCTGCCCCAGCGCCAGCAAGCCCCGGACACCCCCTACCAAGACCTGCTGAAGCAGCTCACCGCGCAGCAGCATTCCATTCTGGTGGATCTAG GCCGGACCTTTCCCACCATCCAGTACTTCTCGGCCCAGCTGGGCGCAGGGCAGCTCTCCCTCTACAACCTCCTGAAAGCCTATTCTCTGCTGGATACAGAG gtcgGCTACTGCCAGGGCATCAGCTTCCTGGCcggagtgctgctgctgcacatgaGCGAGGACCAGGCCTTTGACATGCTGAAGTTCCTCATGTACGACCTCGGCATCCGGCAGCAGTTCAGACCCGACATGGTCTCCCTGCAG GTTCAGATGTACCAGCTCTCCAGACTGCTGCACGACTACCACCGCGACCTGTACAATCACTTGGAGGAGCACGAGATCGGGCCCAGCCTGTACGCGGCGCCGTGGTTCCTCACCCTCTTCGCCTCACAGTTCCCGCTCAACTTCGTGTCCCGCGTCTTCG ATTTCGTATTTGTCGAAGGGACCGGGGTGATCTTCAAAGTGGCTCTCTGTCTGCTGAGCAGCCATGAGGGGGCGATAGTGGAGTGTGACAGCTTCGAGAGCATCGTGGACTATCTGAAAACTACACTTCCCACCCTCACTCAGGCCCAGATGGAGCAGACCATTGCCAAG GTGGTGGAGATGGACATCTCCAAGCAGCTGCACGCTTACGAGGTGGAGTACCACGTCCTGCAGGATGAGATGTTGGAAGCCGGGCCGCTGCCCGATGACTCCGACCGGCTCGACAAACTGGAAAAGACCAACGTGCAGCTGAAGAAACAGAACATGGAACTGCTGGAGAAACTTCAG GCTGCGCGGCATAAGATCCAGACGCTGGAGACGAGCGTGGAGCGCTTCCTGTCTCAGGAGAGCAAAATGAAGCACATGATTCGCACTCTGGAGCAGGAGAGGGCAGCTCACCAGAAGACCATCGAACGCATGCGCTCGTGCCTACCCCCGGACGCCCTGACAGATGTGGAGATGACCCAGATCAAGACGGGACCCAACGGGAAAGCCAAAACTGCAGCCAAAAAGCCCTGA
- the tbc1d4 gene encoding TBC1 domain family member 4 isoform X6, with protein MYQLSRLLHDYHRDLYNHLEEHEIGPSLYAAPWFLTLFASQFPLNFVSRVFDFVFVEGTGVIFKVALCLLSSHEGAIVECDSFESIVDYLKTTLPTLTQAQMEQTIAKVVEMDISKQLHAYEVEYHVLQDEMLEAGPLPDDSDRLDKLEKTNVQLKKQNMELLEKLQAARHKIQTLETSVERFLSQESKMKHMIRTLEQERAAHQKTIERMRSCLPPDALTDVEMTQIKTGPNGKAKTAAKKP; from the exons ATGTACCAGCTCTCCAGACTGCTGCACGACTACCACCGCGACCTGTACAATCACTTGGAGGAGCACGAGATCGGGCCCAGCCTGTACGCGGCGCCGTGGTTCCTCACCCTCTTCGCCTCACAGTTCCCGCTCAACTTCGTGTCCCGCGTCTTCG ATTTCGTATTTGTCGAAGGGACCGGGGTGATCTTCAAAGTGGCTCTCTGTCTGCTGAGCAGCCATGAGGGGGCGATAGTGGAGTGTGACAGCTTCGAGAGCATCGTGGACTATCTGAAAACTACACTTCCCACCCTCACTCAGGCCCAGATGGAGCAGACCATTGCCAAG GTGGTGGAGATGGACATCTCCAAGCAGCTGCACGCTTACGAGGTGGAGTACCACGTCCTGCAGGATGAGATGTTGGAAGCCGGGCCGCTGCCCGATGACTCCGACCGGCTCGACAAACTGGAAAAGACCAACGTGCAGCTGAAGAAACAGAACATGGAACTGCTGGAGAAACTTCAG GCTGCGCGGCATAAGATCCAGACGCTGGAGACGAGCGTGGAGCGCTTCCTGTCTCAGGAGAGCAAAATGAAGCACATGATTCGCACTCTGGAGCAGGAGAGGGCAGCTCACCAGAAGACCATCGAACGCATGCGCTCGTGCCTACCCCCGGACGCCCTGACAGATGTGGAGATGACCCAGATCAAGACGGGACCCAACGGGAAAGCCAAAACTGCAGCCAAAAAGCCCTGA